Proteins found in one Nocardia brasiliensis ATCC 700358 genomic segment:
- a CDS encoding cytochrome P450, producing MAMTESLYSVTTMPSQRRPGCPFDPPTELLEAHRHGPISRYTFPGGEPGWLVTGYDLVRTILADPRFSSRKELMRHPTIDYSGFEFPTAAPGEFLLMDEPQHGRYRKPLVAKFTARRMRLLTERIEQITADHLDAMEKAGPPTDLVAAFAKPIPAMMICELLGVPYADRDSFQDNVESFMNGETSDEDQITAVTATYDYLTGLVAAKRAKPTDDILSDLTDSDLTDEELRGMALILLAAGFDTTANMLALGTFALLRHPGQLAALRADPSLTDQAVEELLRYLSVAKTFMRTALEDVEVGGQTIEAGQVIIASYHTANRDPEHFADPHSLDLHRPATAHLAFGHGSHLCLGAQLARVEMRVAFPALMNRFPTLRLAVPAEEVALRPETADIYGVKSLPVAWDV from the coding sequence ATGGCCATGACTGAATCGCTCTATTCCGTAACCACGATGCCCTCGCAGCGGCGTCCCGGCTGCCCGTTCGACCCGCCGACCGAGCTGCTCGAGGCTCATCGACACGGCCCGATCAGCCGCTATACCTTCCCCGGCGGCGAACCGGGCTGGCTGGTCACCGGATACGACCTGGTCAGGACGATTTTGGCGGATCCCCGGTTCAGTTCGCGCAAGGAGCTCATGCGGCACCCGACCATCGACTATTCGGGTTTCGAGTTCCCGACCGCGGCCCCCGGTGAGTTCCTGCTCATGGACGAGCCGCAGCACGGGCGCTATCGGAAACCGCTGGTGGCCAAGTTCACCGCTCGGCGCATGCGGCTGCTCACCGAACGCATCGAGCAGATCACCGCCGACCACCTCGATGCCATGGAAAAGGCCGGGCCGCCAACGGATCTGGTCGCCGCGTTCGCCAAACCCATTCCCGCCATGATGATTTGTGAACTGCTCGGCGTGCCCTATGCGGACCGGGACTCGTTCCAGGACAACGTCGAGTCGTTCATGAACGGCGAGACAAGCGATGAGGACCAGATAACGGCGGTCACCGCGACCTACGACTACCTCACCGGCCTGGTGGCCGCCAAGCGCGCGAAACCCACCGACGACATTCTCAGCGACCTCACCGACAGCGATCTGACCGACGAGGAACTGCGGGGGATGGCCCTCATCCTGCTGGCGGCCGGATTCGACACCACCGCGAACATGCTGGCGCTGGGCACTTTCGCGCTGCTGCGCCATCCCGGGCAGCTCGCCGCACTGCGCGCCGATCCCTCGCTCACCGACCAGGCCGTGGAAGAGCTGTTGCGGTATCTCAGCGTCGCCAAGACCTTTATGCGCACTGCGCTGGAGGATGTCGAGGTGGGCGGTCAGACAATCGAAGCGGGGCAGGTGATCATCGCCTCGTACCACACTGCCAATCGCGACCCCGAGCACTTCGCCGACCCGCACTCGCTCGATCTGCACCGACCGGCCACGGCGCACCTGGCTTTCGGCCACGGCTCCCACCTGTGCCTGGGGGCGCAACTCGCCCGGGTCGAAATGCGCGTCGCGTTCCCCGCCCTGATGAACAGATTCCCGACCCTGCGTCTGGCCGTACCCGCCGAAGAAGTCGCTTTGCGTCCGGAGACCGCCGATATCTACGGAGTCAAGAGCCTCCCCGTCGCCTGGGACGTTTGA
- a CDS encoding VOC family protein: MNWTLEVVIVPVSDVDRAKEFYEQKLGFVVDHDTAFGDEMRMVQLTPPGSGCSIVIGSGSFTTMAPGSLQGLQLVVPDIRKAHAELTARGVEVGEVQVLGENPRPMPDPLDNVGFVFFTDPDGNGWAVQQISSRA; this comes from the coding sequence ATGAACTGGACGCTCGAGGTCGTGATCGTTCCCGTATCGGACGTCGACCGAGCCAAGGAATTCTACGAGCAGAAACTCGGATTCGTCGTGGACCACGACACGGCGTTCGGCGACGAGATGCGCATGGTCCAGCTCACGCCGCCGGGCTCCGGCTGCTCCATCGTGATCGGCTCGGGTTCCTTCACGACGATGGCACCCGGCTCGCTGCAAGGCTTGCAGCTGGTGGTCCCCGATATCCGGAAAGCCCACGCCGAGTTGACCGCTCGCGGCGTCGAGGTCGGCGAGGTGCAGGTGCTCGGCGAGAACCCGCGGCCGATGCCCGACCCGCTCGACAATGTCGGCTTCGTGTTCTTCACCGACCCGGACGGCAACGGCTGGGCCGTGCAGCAGATCTCCAGCCGCGCCTGA
- a CDS encoding dienelactone hydrolase family protein — MHFTSEQRFDDGVLERAFTLGEIPGILWTPATASASAPVPLILVGHPGGLPGMYPRLVGRARHAAADGYASVTIELPGGGDRPRSAAAEQARADLRRAIEAGGPVDDEIVARLILPLVEQAVPEWQATMDAALALPEIDGPVGYSGGPIGIGIRLARVDPRIAAALLFAGSFVPRSMFEEAGQVTIPLLVLLQWDDEGNDRQLALDLFDAFGTKEKTLHANMGGHTGVPHFEGDSGSRFFARHLK, encoded by the coding sequence ATGCACTTCACTTCCGAACAGCGCTTCGACGACGGCGTCCTCGAACGCGCCTTCACCCTCGGCGAGATCCCCGGCATCCTGTGGACGCCCGCAACCGCATCCGCCTCCGCGCCTGTGCCACTGATCCTGGTCGGGCACCCGGGCGGGCTGCCCGGCATGTACCCCCGGCTGGTGGGCCGGGCCCGGCACGCCGCGGCCGACGGCTACGCCTCGGTCACCATCGAACTCCCCGGCGGCGGCGACCGGCCTCGCTCGGCCGCCGCCGAGCAGGCCCGCGCCGACCTGCGGCGAGCCATCGAAGCGGGCGGTCCGGTCGACGACGAGATCGTCGCCCGGCTGATCCTCCCGCTGGTGGAACAAGCCGTCCCGGAATGGCAAGCCACCATGGATGCCGCTCTCGCGCTGCCCGAGATCGACGGACCGGTCGGGTACTCGGGCGGGCCGATCGGCATCGGCATCCGGTTGGCGCGGGTCGACCCGCGGATCGCGGCGGCCCTGCTGTTCGCCGGAAGTTTCGTGCCGCGCAGCATGTTCGAGGAAGCCGGGCAGGTCACCATCCCGCTGCTGGTACTGCTGCAATGGGACGACGAAGGCAACGATCGGCAGCTGGCGCTGGATCTGTTCGACGCCTTCGGCACCAAGGAGAAGACGCTGCACGCCAATATGGGCGGACACACCGGAGTCCCGCACTTCGAAGGTGACTCGGGCAGCAGGTTTTTCGCGCGGCATCTGAAGTAG
- a CDS encoding TetR/AcrR family transcriptional regulator codes for MPKTSDTPAQKGLPGRKAQAARNDGIILAAARAVFLADANAPIAAVAERAGVGISALYRRYPSKEVLLRTLCHEGLRRYNLEADAALEDPDGWQALVGFLERVVDADVHSLTVHLAGTFTPDESMLPDVLHAGEVNTELVRRARGTGKLRPDVTAEDLGLVLESCAAISMPDPARTAQLRRRVLAMLIAGLTVEGDLPGPPPAPGEFAWRWERR; via the coding sequence ATGCCGAAAACATCCGATACCCCAGCTCAGAAGGGCTTGCCCGGGCGCAAGGCGCAGGCCGCCCGCAACGACGGGATCATCCTGGCGGCCGCGCGTGCGGTGTTCCTGGCCGATGCCAACGCGCCGATCGCGGCCGTCGCCGAACGCGCGGGCGTGGGGATCAGCGCGCTGTATCGCCGCTACCCGAGCAAAGAGGTGCTGCTGCGCACGCTGTGCCACGAGGGCCTGCGCCGGTACAACCTGGAAGCCGATGCGGCGCTGGAAGATCCGGACGGCTGGCAGGCGCTGGTCGGCTTCCTGGAGCGGGTCGTCGACGCCGATGTGCACTCGCTGACCGTGCATCTCGCGGGTACCTTCACCCCGGACGAATCGATGCTGCCCGACGTGCTGCACGCGGGTGAGGTGAACACCGAACTGGTGCGTCGCGCCCGTGGCACCGGAAAGCTGCGTCCCGATGTCACCGCCGAGGATCTGGGCCTGGTCCTCGAATCGTGCGCCGCCATTTCGATGCCCGATCCGGCGCGTACCGCGCAGTTGCGCCGCCGGGTGCTCGCCATGCTGATCGCGGGTCTGACCGTCGAGGGTGACCTGCCGGGCCCGCCACCGGCGCCGGGCGAGTTCGCCTGGCGCTGGGAACGGCGGTGA
- a CDS encoding TetR/AcrR family transcriptional regulator yields MARPLDHVKRAELLAAVVRYIADHGLVDLSLRPLAAELGTSSRMLIYYFATKEELLVQALATQRPDLVALFAEVADTAALRARLWDFWQTNAAGAGRISVRVMLQVLGAACAAQSPYAEYANAAIATFVAALADGLRGLGTVDDPELVATLLVSGLRGILQDRLVTGDIDRTDRAARLLIEQSLPLS; encoded by the coding sequence ATGGCCCGGCCTCTGGATCACGTCAAACGTGCCGAACTGCTCGCCGCGGTGGTGCGCTACATCGCCGATCACGGTCTCGTCGACCTGTCCCTGCGGCCGCTCGCCGCCGAACTCGGCACCAGCTCGCGGATGCTGATCTACTACTTCGCCACCAAGGAAGAACTGCTGGTACAGGCCCTGGCGACGCAGCGGCCCGACCTCGTGGCGCTGTTCGCCGAGGTTGCCGACACGGCCGCGCTCCGCGCCCGGCTCTGGGATTTCTGGCAGACGAACGCCGCCGGGGCGGGTCGGATCAGTGTCCGGGTGATGTTGCAGGTGCTCGGCGCGGCCTGCGCGGCGCAGAGTCCCTATGCCGAGTACGCGAACGCGGCGATCGCGACCTTCGTCGCCGCCCTGGCCGACGGGCTGCGCGGTCTCGGGACGGTCGACGATCCGGAATTGGTTGCCACACTGCTTGTTTCGGGGCTGCGCGGCATTCTGCAAGACCGCCTCGTCACCGGCGACATCGACCGCACGGACCGCGCCGCGCGCCTGCTGATCGAACAGTCGCTCCCGCTGTCCTGA
- a CDS encoding ankyrin repeat domain-containing protein: protein MPVQRLCDNPDLEHLRKQAKALRKAAEAGDPAALALFAEFHPDPAAPVKLAGAQLVTARRYGFASWPKLKQHIDVVAHYSRSPHQVETRADLPGEFLRLACLTYGGDAPARVAAAEALRGRAAEANVYTMAAGGSYDALRALLAAQPASARADGGPFDWPPLVYLCYARLAVPGRAVDTARLLLEHGADPNAGFLWDGLPSPFTALTGALGGGEEDQPRHPQGLALARLLLEAGANANDSQALYNLGLAGSWSDDTAHLELLLEFGLGTGDGGPWKARLGPTLATPAQLLRDELATAALRGGPRRTRLLLDHGAEIDGRGAHPAFGGRTPYELAMLNGHREVAEMLRAAGASGVLDAQDQFVAACLRGDRAAATAAPELLARALADTPDLINRAAEHGHRAAVRLLVDLGFDVNHRRRSTPLHEAAWNDDVPMAETLVALGADPTLEDLDHEATPLEFAEYGQKESAATYLRTLADPPTGND, encoded by the coding sequence GTGCCCGTCCAACGTTTGTGCGACAACCCCGACCTCGAACATCTGCGCAAGCAGGCGAAAGCGCTGCGCAAAGCCGCCGAGGCGGGCGATCCCGCGGCGCTCGCGCTGTTCGCCGAGTTCCACCCGGATCCGGCCGCGCCGGTGAAACTGGCCGGGGCCCAGCTGGTCACGGCCCGGCGCTACGGTTTCGCGAGCTGGCCGAAGCTGAAGCAGCACATCGACGTCGTCGCGCACTACAGCCGTTCGCCGCACCAGGTCGAGACCCGCGCCGACCTGCCCGGGGAGTTTCTCCGGCTGGCCTGCCTCACCTACGGTGGCGACGCCCCCGCCCGAGTCGCGGCGGCGGAGGCTCTGCGCGGACGAGCGGCCGAGGCGAACGTCTACACCATGGCCGCCGGCGGTTCTTACGACGCGCTGCGCGCGCTGCTCGCCGCACAACCCGCGTCGGCCCGCGCGGACGGCGGGCCGTTCGACTGGCCGCCGCTGGTCTACCTCTGCTATGCCCGCCTCGCCGTGCCGGGGCGGGCCGTCGATACGGCGCGACTGCTGCTCGAACACGGGGCCGATCCGAACGCGGGCTTCCTCTGGGACGGGTTGCCCTCCCCCTTCACCGCTTTGACCGGGGCGCTGGGCGGCGGGGAGGAGGACCAGCCGAGGCATCCGCAGGGTCTGGCGCTGGCCCGGCTCCTGCTCGAGGCGGGTGCGAACGCCAACGACAGCCAGGCGCTGTACAACCTGGGACTCGCCGGGTCCTGGTCCGACGACACCGCGCACCTGGAGCTACTGCTGGAATTCGGCCTCGGCACGGGCGACGGCGGACCCTGGAAAGCACGGCTCGGACCGACCCTCGCCACGCCCGCGCAGCTGTTGCGTGACGAATTGGCGACCGCCGCCTTGCGCGGCGGGCCGCGGCGCACCCGATTGCTGCTCGACCACGGCGCCGAAATCGACGGCCGCGGTGCGCATCCGGCGTTCGGCGGCCGGACGCCCTACGAACTGGCCATGCTGAACGGACACCGCGAAGTGGCTGAAATGCTCAGGGCCGCAGGCGCTTCTGGCGTGCTCGACGCGCAGGACCAATTCGTCGCCGCCTGCCTGCGGGGCGACCGTGCCGCCGCGACGGCGGCGCCGGAACTGCTGGCCCGAGCCCTCGCCGACACTCCCGATCTGATCAATCGGGCTGCCGAGCACGGCCATCGCGCGGCGGTCCGGCTGCTCGTCGACCTCGGCTTCGACGTCAACCATCGGCGGCGCAGCACCCCGCTGCACGAGGCGGCGTGGAACGACGACGTGCCGATGGCCGAAACCCTTGTCGCCCTCGGGGCGGACCCCACGCTCGAGGACCTCGACCACGAGGCCACCCCGCTGGAGTTCGCCGAGTACGGCCAAAAAGAGTCTGCCGCAACATATCTGCGTACGCTGGCGGACCCGCCGACGGGCAATGATTGA
- a CDS encoding GDSL-type esterase/lipase family protein, whose amino-acid sequence MTITLRSGDTVLFTGDSITDARRDDSADGLGYGYPLRIAGEWGLRHPDRPVRWLNTAAAGAKVTDLETDWQAEVLDRHPDVVSVLAGINEVGWHSLDPDGYLISAEDFAAGYDRLLAPLAEAGARLILIEPFLLAISGVVDKGHVRLDAAVRRKWRVDLDPKIQVVRELARAYDARLLAADGMFAELGARTGPEYWAADGVHPTPAGHAALAAAWLRLVA is encoded by the coding sequence ATGACGATCACCCTGCGCTCGGGCGACACGGTGCTGTTCACCGGCGATTCGATCACCGACGCCCGGCGCGACGACAGCGCGGACGGTCTGGGCTACGGCTACCCGCTACGCATCGCGGGCGAATGGGGTCTGCGACACCCCGATCGGCCGGTGCGCTGGCTGAACACGGCGGCGGCCGGAGCCAAGGTCACCGATCTCGAAACCGACTGGCAGGCCGAAGTACTCGACCGGCACCCCGATGTGGTGTCCGTCCTCGCGGGCATCAACGAGGTCGGCTGGCACTCGCTCGACCCCGACGGCTACCTGATCTCAGCGGAGGACTTCGCCGCCGGGTACGACCGGCTACTCGCCCCGCTCGCCGAAGCGGGGGCGCGGCTGATTCTCATCGAGCCGTTCCTGCTGGCGATCAGCGGCGTCGTCGACAAAGGCCACGTGCGGCTCGACGCCGCCGTACGCCGGAAGTGGCGGGTCGACCTGGACCCGAAGATCCAGGTCGTCCGCGAACTCGCCCGCGCCTACGACGCACGATTGCTCGCCGCCGACGGCATGTTCGCCGAACTCGGCGCACGGACCGGCCCGGAGTACTGGGCCGCCGACGGCGTGCACCCGACCCCCGCCGGGCACGCCGCCCTGGCGGCCGCTTGGCTCCGTCTGGTCGCGTAA
- a CDS encoding DoxX family protein, with the protein MTAISATAATTTVRPGKVRNRVLWGLQIVLGLFFIVASGLPKLLNMVPEENTVAMREAGLGSPWLMYFIGVCEVAGGIGLLVRYLSGLAAAGLSILTLLAAATNVFLTDMPTYAPFPLVLSAIFAWIAYERRDTITGLRSLLTR; encoded by the coding sequence ATGACCGCCATCTCCGCCACCGCCGCCACCACCACCGTCCGCCCCGGCAAGGTCCGCAACCGCGTCCTGTGGGGACTGCAGATCGTGCTGGGCCTGTTCTTCATCGTGGCCTCGGGCCTGCCGAAGCTGCTGAACATGGTTCCCGAGGAGAACACGGTGGCCATGCGGGAAGCCGGTCTCGGCTCGCCGTGGCTCATGTACTTCATCGGCGTCTGCGAAGTCGCCGGCGGTATCGGCCTGCTCGTGCGCTACCTGAGCGGGCTTGCCGCGGCCGGTCTGTCCATCCTCACCCTGCTGGCCGCCGCCACCAACGTCTTCCTGACGGATATGCCGACGTACGCGCCCTTCCCGCTGGTGCTGTCGGCGATCTTCGCCTGGATCGCCTACGAGCGCCGCGACACCATCACCGGGCTGCGCTCGCTGCTCACCCGATGA
- a CDS encoding KasA/KasB family beta-ketoacyl-ACP synthase: MTVTIASETRDSVVVTGYAATTSLAGDMDTTWSELLLGHSGIGELTDDFVRDYDLPVRIGGKLTTPPGAHLTRVEQRRLSYVEQLALVLGRAVWRSAGAPEVDGERLAVAIGTGLGGADALIGAVDAMRGGGYRKVPPLSVPMVMPNGPAATVGLEIGAKAGVFAPVSACSSGSEAIANAWRLIRTGEADVVVAGGVEGHIHEVPIASFAIMRAMSTRNDEPQRASRPFDRDRDGFVFGEAGALLVLESERHARARGAEIHGRVLGAGITSDSFHIVASEPEGVGAARAMRKAIQTAGLQASDIQHINAHATSTSIGDASEANAIAAVAPAASVYAPKSALGHSIGAVGALESLVTLLTLRDQIVPPTLNLDHQDPAIDLDIVAGAPRAQRIEYALNNSFGFGGHNVALAFGRV; this comes from the coding sequence GTGACTGTAACGATCGCTTCAGAAACTCGGGACTCCGTCGTCGTCACCGGCTACGCGGCCACCACCTCGCTGGCCGGCGACATGGACACGACCTGGTCCGAGTTGCTGCTCGGGCACAGCGGGATCGGCGAGCTGACCGACGATTTCGTGCGCGATTACGACCTGCCGGTGCGCATCGGCGGCAAGTTGACGACACCGCCCGGCGCCCACCTGACCAGGGTCGAGCAGCGGCGACTGTCCTACGTCGAACAACTGGCCCTGGTGCTGGGCCGCGCGGTGTGGCGCAGCGCGGGCGCGCCCGAGGTGGACGGCGAGCGGCTGGCCGTCGCGATCGGCACCGGGCTCGGCGGCGCGGACGCGCTCATCGGCGCGGTCGACGCGATGCGCGGCGGCGGCTACCGGAAGGTGCCGCCGCTGTCGGTGCCGATGGTGATGCCGAACGGCCCCGCCGCCACGGTCGGCCTCGAAATCGGCGCCAAGGCAGGCGTTTTCGCTCCCGTATCGGCCTGCTCATCCGGTTCGGAAGCGATCGCGAACGCGTGGCGCCTGATCCGGACCGGCGAGGCCGACGTAGTGGTGGCGGGCGGAGTGGAGGGGCATATCCACGAGGTGCCGATCGCCAGCTTCGCCATCATGCGCGCGATGAGCACTCGCAACGACGAACCGCAACGGGCGTCCCGGCCGTTCGACCGGGACCGGGACGGGTTCGTCTTCGGTGAGGCGGGCGCGCTGCTGGTGCTCGAATCGGAGCGGCACGCACGGGCGCGCGGCGCCGAGATCCACGGGCGCGTGCTCGGTGCGGGCATCACCTCCGACTCCTTCCATATCGTGGCTTCCGAACCCGAGGGCGTGGGCGCGGCCCGCGCGATGCGCAAGGCGATCCAGACGGCGGGACTGCAGGCTTCGGACATCCAGCACATCAATGCCCACGCGACCTCGACCTCGATCGGCGACGCCTCCGAGGCCAACGCGATCGCCGCGGTCGCCCCCGCGGCCTCGGTCTATGCGCCCAAATCCGCACTCGGCCACTCGATCGGCGCGGTCGGCGCGCTGGAATCGCTGGTCACCCTGTTGACGCTGCGGGATCAGATCGTCCCGCCCACCCTGAATCTCGACCACCAGGACCCGGCGATCGACCTGGATATCGTGGCCGGCGCGCCGCGCGCCCAGCGGATCGAGTACGCGCTGAACAATTCGTTCGGGTTCGGCGGGCACAACGTCGCGCTGGCCTTCGGCCGGGTCTAG
- a CDS encoding FAD-dependent monooxygenase, with translation MDEFDVVIVGAGPVGLLLACELGLAHCSVLVLEREPDPGSPWRAEPLDRRGLSAASAEAFYRRGLLPALRKATGAPDDLRTGFDEDLTPRHIGHFAGLVLEAARVEFADLPYYLPSPALHSMMVTLAALESVLTERAVALGVQIQRGTAVSAIAQNDEQVLVHAGARTYAARWAVGCDGGRSVVRKLAGFEFAVTEPQFTGYVALADIADAERLDEGIINRTETGVYLRLAANGHIGMMDFDGGAFDRTQRLTREHLQEVLRRVSGTDVTLDAVHFASSFTDRAMQATTYRQGRVLLAGDAAHIHSPLGGQGLNLGIGDAMNLGWKLAATVHGAAPTGLLDTYTTERHPIGAAVLDWSRAQAAILRPGPIAGALRGVIQDLLATADGTTYGFARSSGASIRYDLGGTHPMIGRSAPDFRFDDDTRLGDLTHDGRGVLLDFGADPSLRTAIAA, from the coding sequence ATGGACGAATTCGATGTCGTGATCGTGGGAGCGGGCCCGGTCGGCCTCCTGCTCGCCTGCGAGCTGGGTCTGGCGCACTGTTCGGTACTGGTGCTCGAGCGGGAACCGGACCCGGGCTCGCCGTGGCGGGCCGAACCACTCGACCGCCGGGGCCTTTCCGCCGCTTCGGCCGAGGCCTTCTATCGCCGCGGGCTGCTGCCCGCGCTGCGGAAAGCCACCGGCGCGCCCGACGACCTCCGCACGGGCTTCGACGAAGATCTGACACCGCGCCATATCGGCCATTTCGCGGGCCTGGTCCTCGAGGCGGCCCGGGTCGAGTTCGCGGACCTGCCTTACTACCTGCCCAGCCCGGCGCTGCACTCGATGATGGTGACCCTCGCCGCGCTCGAGTCGGTGCTGACCGAGCGGGCCGTCGCGCTCGGTGTGCAGATCCAGCGTGGCACAGCGGTTTCCGCCATCGCACAGAACGACGAGCAAGTGCTCGTGCACGCCGGGGCGCGCACCTACGCCGCGCGCTGGGCGGTCGGCTGCGACGGCGGGCGCAGTGTGGTGCGCAAGCTGGCGGGTTTCGAATTCGCGGTCACCGAGCCACAATTCACCGGCTACGTCGCGCTCGCCGATATCGCCGACGCGGAGCGGTTGGACGAGGGGATCATCAACCGCACGGAGACGGGCGTGTATCTCCGGCTGGCCGCGAACGGGCACATCGGCATGATGGATTTCGACGGCGGCGCGTTCGACCGCACGCAGCGGCTGACCCGCGAACATCTGCAAGAAGTGCTGCGCCGCGTCTCCGGCACCGACGTCACGCTGGACGCGGTCCACTTCGCCTCCAGCTTCACCGATCGGGCGATGCAGGCGACGACCTACCGGCAGGGGCGGGTGCTGCTCGCAGGCGACGCCGCGCACATCCACTCCCCGCTCGGCGGGCAGGGCCTCAACCTCGGCATCGGCGACGCGATGAATCTGGGCTGGAAGCTCGCGGCGACCGTGCACGGCGCCGCACCGACAGGACTGCTCGACACCTACACCACGGAACGGCATCCGATCGGAGCCGCAGTGCTCGACTGGTCCCGCGCTCAGGCGGCGATCCTGCGACCCGGCCCGATCGCCGGCGCGCTCCGCGGCGTGATCCAGGATCTGCTCGCGACCGCCGACGGCACGACCTACGGTTTCGCACGCAGTTCGGGCGCCTCGATTCGCTACGACCTCGGCGGCACCCACCCGATGATCGGCCGCAGCGCACCGGATTTCAGGTTCGACGACGACACTCGTTTGGGCGACCTGACCCATGACGGACGCGGCGTCCTGCTCGACTTCGGTGCCGATCCGAGCCTGCGCACGGCAATTGCCGCCTGA
- a CDS encoding thioesterase family protein, producing the protein MSDAFYVPDPDDPQRFVSTELTRGPWSPDAQHAGPPSALLGHAIERCEPREGFQVGRVSVEILGPVPLEPLTVRTRVARPGRSVELIEATLSTERGPMLQANAWRFKRAEPELELPERILPQGLRPGPAHATPEPFPSDQPVGFHTGIEYRFITGSFVDPGPAICWIRLKYPIVAGTDPSPLERALAAADSGNGVSSVLDWSAYLFINTDLTVTLHRQPAGEWVCLDAATYPQPHGIGLAESALYDEKGPLGRSTQTLLLAPRG; encoded by the coding sequence GTGAGCGACGCCTTCTACGTGCCCGATCCGGATGATCCGCAGCGGTTCGTCTCGACCGAACTGACCCGCGGCCCCTGGTCACCGGACGCGCAGCACGCCGGTCCGCCGTCCGCCCTGCTCGGCCACGCGATCGAGCGGTGCGAGCCGCGCGAAGGCTTCCAGGTCGGCCGGGTCTCGGTGGAGATTCTCGGCCCGGTACCGCTCGAGCCGCTGACCGTCCGGACCCGCGTCGCGCGACCCGGCCGCAGCGTCGAGTTGATCGAAGCGACGCTGTCAACCGAACGCGGTCCGATGCTGCAGGCCAACGCGTGGCGATTCAAACGCGCCGAGCCGGAACTCGAACTGCCCGAACGGATCCTGCCGCAGGGCCTGCGTCCCGGTCCGGCGCACGCCACTCCGGAGCCCTTCCCCTCCGATCAGCCGGTCGGGTTCCACACCGGTATCGAATACCGTTTCATCACAGGGTCTTTCGTCGACCCCGGCCCGGCGATCTGCTGGATCCGGCTGAAGTACCCGATCGTCGCGGGCACCGACCCGAGTCCGCTGGAACGCGCGCTGGCCGCCGCCGATTCGGGCAATGGCGTCAGCTCCGTACTGGACTGGTCGGCGTACCTGTTCATCAACACCGACCTGACCGTCACACTGCATCGCCAGCCCGCGGGGGAATGGGTGTGCCTCGATGCGGCCACCTACCCGCAGCCGCACGGCATCGGCCTCGCCGAATCCGCGCTGTACGACGAGAAAGGCCCACTCGGACGCAGCACCCAGACGCTGTTGCTGGCGCCGCGCGGCTAG